Proteins encoded by one window of Lycium barbarum isolate Lr01 chromosome 11, ASM1917538v2, whole genome shotgun sequence:
- the LOC132619876 gene encoding protein DMP8-like gives MEQSEGPTGIKIYSASQRVDNVTSSMYPSNSLQDIPIPELPQPAIGGKKRRAMANGVQKTLSKTSLLVNFLPTGTLLTFEMLLPSVFGKGECSPITTLMILTLLGICTLSCFFFHFTDSFRGPDGKVYYGFVTPRGLKVFKTGLGVQVPKDERYIMGFTDFVHAMMSVLVFVAIAFSDHRVTLCLFPGHAKELDEIMRSFPLMVGVICSGLFLVFPTTRYGVGCMSA, from the exons ATGGAGCAAAGTGAGGGACCAACCGGGATTAAAATTTACAGTGCATCGCAACGTGTCGATAATGTTACTTCTTCTATGTACCCTAGTAATTCGTTACAAGATATTCCAATCCCAGAATTGCCTCAACCAGCAATTGGTGGTAAGAAAAGAAGAGCAATGGCAAATGGGGTTCAAAAAACACTCTCAAAAACTTCATTGCTTGTGAATTTTCTCCCAACAGGAACTCTTTTAACTTTTGAAATGCTCCTTCCATCAGTTTTTGGCAAAGGGGAGTGTTCTCCAATCACCACACTGATGATTTTGACACTTCTTGGGATTTGCACTTTGTCATGCTTCTTCTTCCATTTCACCGACAGTTTTCGCGGTCCGGACGGGAAAGTTTACTATGGATTTGTCACTCCTAGAGGGTTGAAAGTTTTCAAGACTGGACTTGGTGTGCAAGTGCCAAAAGATGAGAG GTACATTATGGGATTCACAGATTTCGTACATGCAATGATGTCTGTTTTGGTGTTTGTGGCGATTGCATTTTCAGATCATAGAGTGACACTTTGTTTATTCCCAGGACATGCAAAAGAACTAGATGAAATCATGAGGAGTTTCCCATTAATGGTGGGAGTTATTTGCAGTGgactttttcttgtttttcctaCTACTAGATATGGCGTTGGATGTATGTCGGCTTAG